A genome region from Octopus sinensis linkage group LG26, ASM634580v1, whole genome shotgun sequence includes the following:
- the LOC115224913 gene encoding uncharacterized protein LOC115224913 isoform X1 translates to MWRTLLKNTFSYNHLKCSQNPHPSDAVFSVSHLGLPQNIRSVFLASERYAMEYPLLKPVPPPPSSARCLSSLRSLRKFILISIVSCMAVVTLTTMAILLVLSFQVSSPSNSSYGNSVTVPLPNIATGSRNQSDIRRHSTLKNSSFPALSNRTLFSSSISCQNKCWPYTAFRFQSKCQNGVCHCQGKGYDPTSCLPIYKNCSIRRNSSNAVAYWHQKIQETFACHSYKEANSGRNSQVYVISTMNEWKLTSQSD, encoded by the exons ATGTGGAGAACATTACTGAAAAATACCTTCTCATAC aatcATCTGAAATGCTCCCAAAACCCACACCCTTCTGATGCTGTGTTCTCTGTCTCCCACCTGGGGCTGCCCCAGAACATAAGGTCAGTATTTCTGGCTTCAGAGAGATACGCAATGGAGTACCCGCTGTTGAAGCCCGTGCCACCACCACCTTCCTCTGCCCGTTGCCTCTCGTCTCTCAGAAGTTTAAGGAAAttcatcctcatcagcatcgTTAGTTGCATGGCAGTGGTTACCTTGACAACAATGGCCATATTGTTGGTGCTATCATTTCAAGTGTCTTCTCCTTCGAACTCTTCTTATGGCAACAGTGTG ACAGTTCCATTGCCAAACATAGCAACTGGGAGCCGAAATCAGAGTGACATTCGCAGGCATTCAACATTAAAGAATTCTTCATTTCCTG cTTTAAGCAACAGGACATTATTTTCCAGTTCAATCTCATGTCAGAACAAATGCTGGCCATACACAGCGTTTCGCTTCCAGTCCAAATGCCAGAATGGCGTGTGTCACTGCCAGGGAAAAGGTTATGATCCCACATCTTGCTTAc CCATTTATAAAAATTGCTCAATAAGAAGAAATTCCAGCAATGCTGTTGCATATTGGCACCAGAAGATCCAAGAGACATTTGCTTGCCATTCCTACAAAGAGGCAAATTCAGGAAGAAACAGTCAAGTCTATGTGATTAGTACGATGAATGAATGGAAACTCACCAGCCAATCAGATTAA
- the LOC115224913 gene encoding uncharacterized protein LOC115224913 isoform X2, producing the protein MKNHLKCSQNPHPSDAVFSVSHLGLPQNIRSVFLASERYAMEYPLLKPVPPPPSSARCLSSLRSLRKFILISIVSCMAVVTLTTMAILLVLSFQVSSPSNSSYGNSVTVPLPNIATGSRNQSDIRRHSTLKNSSFPALSNRTLFSSSISCQNKCWPYTAFRFQSKCQNGVCHCQGKGYDPTSCLPIYKNCSIRRNSSNAVAYWHQKIQETFACHSYKEANSGRNSQVYVISTMNEWKLTSQSD; encoded by the exons aatcATCTGAAATGCTCCCAAAACCCACACCCTTCTGATGCTGTGTTCTCTGTCTCCCACCTGGGGCTGCCCCAGAACATAAGGTCAGTATTTCTGGCTTCAGAGAGATACGCAATGGAGTACCCGCTGTTGAAGCCCGTGCCACCACCACCTTCCTCTGCCCGTTGCCTCTCGTCTCTCAGAAGTTTAAGGAAAttcatcctcatcagcatcgTTAGTTGCATGGCAGTGGTTACCTTGACAACAATGGCCATATTGTTGGTGCTATCATTTCAAGTGTCTTCTCCTTCGAACTCTTCTTATGGCAACAGTGTG ACAGTTCCATTGCCAAACATAGCAACTGGGAGCCGAAATCAGAGTGACATTCGCAGGCATTCAACATTAAAGAATTCTTCATTTCCTG cTTTAAGCAACAGGACATTATTTTCCAGTTCAATCTCATGTCAGAACAAATGCTGGCCATACACAGCGTTTCGCTTCCAGTCCAAATGCCAGAATGGCGTGTGTCACTGCCAGGGAAAAGGTTATGATCCCACATCTTGCTTAc CCATTTATAAAAATTGCTCAATAAGAAGAAATTCCAGCAATGCTGTTGCATATTGGCACCAGAAGATCCAAGAGACATTTGCTTGCCATTCCTACAAAGAGGCAAATTCAGGAAGAAACAGTCAAGTCTATGTGATTAGTACGATGAATGAATGGAAACTCACCAGCCAATCAGATTAA